From Amphiura filiformis chromosome 20, Afil_fr2py, whole genome shotgun sequence, a single genomic window includes:
- the LOC140142528 gene encoding uncharacterized protein — translation MRGPPGDAGRQGGPGMPGGPGPTGTPGEDGNNGRNGNRGLPGPSGQNGARGPSGRPGRSGSAGMKGHRGGRGSNGARGDRGARGESGNRGNPGAEGALGLRGPAGIVGESGNRGPRGITGERGAVGSTGDMGPVGAQGSQGPVGATGFNGAKVSCRYYLFVGNICYGSFYKLLFYICCK, via the exons ATGAGAGGACCACCTGGAGATGCTGGTCGTCAAGGAGGTCCAGGCATGCCTGGTGGCCCAGGACCAACTGGCACACCCGGAGAAGATGGTAACAATGGCAGGAACGGTAACCGAGGTCTACCAGGACCATCAGGACAGAACGGCGCAAGAGGTCCATCTGGAAGACCAGGAAGATCAGGATCTGCTGGAATGAAAGGACACAGA GGAGGCCGTGGTTCAAACGGTGCTCGTGGTGATAGAGGTGCACGAGGAGAAAGTGGTAACCGAGGTAATCCAGGAGCAGAAGGAGCACTTGGCCTTAGG GGCCCAGCTGGAATTGTAGGAGAGTCTGGAAACCGAGGTCCTCGTGGTATTACTGGAGAGAGGGGAGCAGTAGGAAGCACAGGAGATATGGGTCCAGTA GGTGCACAAGGAAGCCAAGGACCAGTGGGAGCAACAGGATTCAATGGAGCCAAGGTAAGCTGTCGTTACTATTTATTTGTTGGTAACATTTGCTACGGCAGCTTCTATAAGCTGTTGTTTTACATTTGCTGCAAGTAG